In the Lates calcarifer isolate ASB-BC8 linkage group LG16_LG22, TLL_Latcal_v3, whole genome shotgun sequence genome, AAAGACTGGAcatggaggaaacagctagcctgtccaaaggtaacagaATCTGAACTAATTaactctcactttctcttttttgtttaatctgtacaaaaaccaaagtttaaaaacaacaggatgtGATTttagtgggggggggggattaaaGTCTCTGCAAACTTTTTCCTTATATTCTTGAGTTCAATCTTACTGAAGTTAGGTGAAGCTTTGTATGTTTACTAGCTAGTACTTAATCCAGAGTGAATCCACCAGCCTgtggtaatgaaaataaaaacctgtaCCCTTGCATGTTACACCGTATCAGGGCACAGCATAATAAACTGATCTATTGCACAGAGAGAGTATTTACACAGTCTGTACACAGGACGGCCATATTGAAGGCTTTCTGCCCTCCATCTATGGGTCAAGTGTAGATCTCAGAGGACTGGGGGTGCATTCATATCAGTGCCTCTCCAACCCCACCCAGCCCTCTCATCTCCACACAATGGCGGGCCTCATGTACTGTGTTCTCTCTCCCCAGCTCTTTAATCAATATCAtcaggaaaagagaaggaggccCGCCACATTGTGTGCTAACTCCCCCTTTTCCATTCTGTGATGGGGCCTTTTCTCACTCATTCACCAGGTACTTCAGTGTAGGGCTATTGAGGTCACTCTGAATGGGACCCACTCCACCCAGAGGGAATATTGTCTGACCACAGGCTAAAATCTgaaagacccccccccccccacccccacccccacccccctcccactctctctcctgtgctctctgtctctgtctgcctgtctctgcctGCAACATCACTtcaaagaagaataaaaaaaagtggCACATGAGCGCTATTAATAAATGTATCACTTCAGCGGCCACAactggtctttttttttcagtgaggaCCCTTTGCTGCGGCTGGAATCTCTTTCAAAGCCACCAGTCTTCCTCTCTGTATCCCTCTCCATTCGCTGGCCCACTTTACAGTCCCTAAGAAGTTCTGAAAGTCGACAATCTGGCAGAGCACGATACGGCGGCTGCTTTTGAAGATTGGATGGTGATTAACCTTAGAGAGATTACTGCGTACATACAACTTCATATACGAGCTGCTTTCGGACTACTTTTAtgctgttatttcttttttttggggggggggataattagattttaaaatcaCGTTGtactctctttttctctggaCATCTGTCTGACATCTGTCAGACCTGGAATTGATGCTTGGGGTGACACATGCTCACAagctctcacatgcacacatcttctctctctgtttcaccgCCATCATGACTGGCCTGAATATGTCTTTTGATCCCTGCagcccacccacccacccacacaaacCCCCTCCTTGTGTTGCCGTTTAATAATTTATCAACATACAGTCACCGGACAAACTCCATCCGCAGAGAAAGCGACAGAAAGTGAGAGTGAAATTTTCATTTGGCATAACTGCATGAAAAGAAACTGCAAAACTGGCCTTTTCATCTATTATTGATTTCTGCTTACAAGCCATGCATAATGCAGGGGCCCGTCTTTATGACAACCATGTATTAAATATCATGTTCTGGGGGTCGGGGGGGTCCTGGGCTGCGTGCTTTAAGTGCCGCagttagttgtgtgtgtgttttgttttttttataccaAGTAATAGGCAGCATGGgcagcaaaaacacagagagggctTAATAGTGAGAGAAAGCAATAGAAAGAgattgacagagagagatgagatgaaacGGGGGGACATGAGGGAGAGGGTGCTAGCTGACAACGGGTTAACAGgaatctttatttttaacaacatgTCATCACCAGCCGCCCATCTGCTCCTGTGCTGTCAGAGTCCCTCGggagtgtgtgtaaatgtgtgagcaagggagaaggagagagatgcGAGCGAGccatcacagatcagatcaCTGATCAGCAcccaaaggaggaggaggagggggaggaggaggaagggagaggacaAGGTTAGAGGAGAGGTGGGTGGTGGCACACAGATATCTCCCTCCTCTAATATCCAGATGGGGGGTGTTACAGGAGGACAGTGGGAGTGGAGCTGAAcggtggttgtgtgtgtgatgaaaagGTAAAGTCGTATTAGGTGGGTCAATCTATAGCTGCCCTCCCTGTGTTTGGATGGGGGGATGGAGGTGGAGATAGAGGTGGTCTGGAGGTAATGAGGGGGAATCTATTATCACAGAGGAAagggggtggggatgggggggtATATgtagaaacaaagaaagaacagcagtgatgatgatcaggaggaggaggaggtgtgtaGGCTATGCTGGACCTTCAGGGGTGGCCCCaacaacttattttttttccaccccccaccccccacccagaTTAAGGGAATAGTCCCTGGGGAAGAAGGGATCCATTGAGGAGAGATGTATTTGGGTGGAAGTAgtagggggtggggtggtgggggtggccTTTGTACTCAGAGAGACAGGACCAACAGCTAGCCGTTCCGCAGGTCACTCATCATTAGCAAATacactttcatttcagttcagtacAGTTAATCTCTCCGCTTTTGTTCTGTCctcatgtctgtttttctgtttttcttccccctccagtttaaacttgtttttcactctgtatGCTGAGTCGAACTGCAGAGCCCTCCACTGGTCCACTCCACTTTATCAAAAGTTTTGAGTGAATCTCTGATGGAatgaaaacatcttgttttgaTATTTATGATGATGCACTTTCTTTTTGCACAACATGTAGAGGAAGCAGTCCTCAGTCCTCGCTCGCCTCGCGTCTGCACCGAATCTGCATCTCATATTGAGTACTGAAATCTCTCCccctttcttcatcttcttcccaGTGTCTTTCTTTCTCGCTCCCCAACCCTCGTCATCCTTCAGGCGTGGTAAATTTGAAGGCTAATTAGTCCAGAGAAACCAGTCATACCAAAGAAGCCACCCCaggccacaaacacacatcctccTATTGATCTTGTAGTaccaacacaagcacacacacacaagttcacacacaaaactgaagcaaacaaacaagatgcaACAAGAGTTTTTAGAGTGTCATGTATTATAGATGGCACATACATAGAAAAAAGTCAGCAAGCTTGCATTATGCAAGTTTTTTTGACCTTGACAGAGGTCAAGTGTTTCAGATATTCTGCATCATGCTCTGAGATGCTATTTACAGAGCTGTCTGTAAAGGAAATGTTTTGCAGCACCAAAACCTTTTTTCTTgcatttcctcctctcctcagttaCTCCCGCTTTCTCAGCCATCCCTTCCCCCCTCTTGTTCCCCgttctcctcagtctttcccTCATTTCTGATCCATTTTTTATGCATTACTCCATTACTCTCAACTCCCATTTACAGTGCATTACCTCCTCCCATccttcacaaacacactttgtacttctccctccttccttcagTCACTTTGCCTcactccttccctccctcactcccccCCCAGTTTCCTCTACTTCTCCCCTTCACCCTCTTTAttatctctttgtctcttctctgGTCACGTCATCTTATACTAAGCGCTTCTTTTCCCCTTATCTTTATTTCCTTCTAGTTTGTCATTCTCTGTACATCATGCTGTCTGTCTGCGCTGCTTTCGTCCTTCACTATAATTGGTTATTCAAAACATGCCATGTAAACTGGGACTTAATATTGCTTTAATATTGTCTCTGCTCTTTTACAACTCGAATATACAAATGTCAGCTAATATAATTAACAATATCAGAGGTCAGTCTGTCCAGACATTTATCTGTCCCATTTGagcacacacatgaatgcacaggCAATCAGCAGACTTTGAGATTTGATGAAACAATAAATCTCTGTATTACAAGTTGCAATACTGAGTGAAACAGATGAGTGACGAGTGTGTAGAGGTGCCATCCTGTAGCTTTTAAATCAGTGTTGGCCTCAGCGAGTTCTTTACAGCACAATAGAGATGCAGGAGTTCATGGCCCTTTTCTCATGTCAGAAGTTGTTCTCTTTGATTGTAGGGCATAGCTTGCGGGAACCCATTCTCATCGCTGtggataaaagcaaaaaaattaaagtaaTGTAGACAACTGATGATACTGATTTGGAGAAAGTGTGTTTTctacagcccccccccccccccccaaaaaaaaaaaaaaaaaaaattaactctGTAATGTGTCTTGTGTCTTGTAGATAATGAAAAATCGCAGTAATATTAAAAGTGCACTCTATGGAAGCAAATAATGGCCATAAAGACTTAAATCCCATATGAAACTGAATACCTAATTGTGAAATTAAATCACTACTGAATAATTGTTggaatttaaataatttaatttatagctcttaaatattttacattgaTAACCATCTATCTGAATTTATGCAGTCCAAattccctcctttctttcttctttatttaaGTAGTCAGTTTCAAGTTGTGCAATTTCAAGAACTACATTGCCAGTACATAAATGTTTAGGTTTCATAAATTCTGATCATCAGACTGTATCAAATCTTCTCAAATTCAGTAGGCTCAATTTGCCTGTGTTCAGATCTGGATGTTCTGATCTTAatttctctctatctttctctatCTTGTGGGGAGTTATTGCAAGATTGAGCAAAAGTTGTGACTAACATGTGAAGTCGTAGAACCAGGCCTCAAGGCGATCCACTAGACAGGTCGTCCACTCATGCAGCGTCACCTTGCTGTTCCTGTTACGGTCACATGACctgcaaacacagcacagtatAACACATGGTGACCTCAGAATACAGCACCAGCAGACAACAGAGCAATTGCATATTTTTATGAACCTGAGCATGTGTtcaaaaatgactttttgtttAGGTACACACAAAGATTAAAGACATATCCATATGTGTAGAAACAACTGCATTGGGGTTTTTCAACAGCCATTGTCTTTCAGTTCACCCTACAGCATTATCTCTGAAGGGTACTCCTTCAATTTGTGTTAATCCATGGGCAGCGGGAGACACAGTGGGTAATAAACATTATCATTGCTGGGAATGGCTTGACATTGACACAGCCAGCCCAACTCCCACAAAACCTGTCAttgcagagtgacagagaaatgAGAGGTTGGGTGGGAGTAGGGATGGtagagaaagggggagagacgGAAGAATGAAAGCATGAGAAGAGTGAAAACGTGAGAGGGATTGACAGAGAAGGGAGGCTGAAGATAAGTCTATTTGTaggagagatgaaaggaaagTAGGAAGCGCAGAAGAGAAAGTGCTTCAACATGGAGGAGGAGTaagatgatggagagatggTGTGGTCATGAAATGGGAGGGGAAGAAGGCACAGGAAGCAGGGATTGGCATGGCGGATGAATGGATAGATGTCACGCAGAGAGAACAGCATGGTGGGAGGTGCAACTTGGTCACAGAGCGGGGGCGAAATGCATCGCggtgtgacatttttaaccctTGGTGTTTCAGTAATTAGCCGAAAAATAACATAACGCAAGAGACAGAAGGTTCACATGATGAATCTTTGTGTGACATAAGGTGAACATAGTGAGCAACGCCATCCTTGCCTTGTTGACCACTCAGTCACCTTATGGCAAGCAAGATTTTACCTCTTATCAAGTAAGTCCTGTAGTCCTAGAGTTTTTCCTCCTGCACAATACATGCAACACTAAAAATGAATCATTAGTTAGTATATAAATGCTGTGACGGTATATGCATCTTACTTGGCAACATGTCTGCTGCACAGACGCCAAAACTGaattcattcacatttaagTTGACTAAACTAATCATCATATGACATCTTCATGTTATCCAATAGCTAAAATTATTGGAAACGCCCCCCATAGCTTTAGCTGCTGGAGGTGGGACTGACTGGAAGAAAGGTGTAGCGCAGTGCTCCAGAGGCATCTTCTTATAATACAGCTTCCTCAGGTCCTTGCGGCTTCAACTTGCCATCTTTGTTCTTGTCCAGCAGGGTAAATCTTTGctatagaaagagagagataaaagtaATCGTGGAAAAGAAGCAAACTGTTCAACTTAAAATTCTTGGCACTGTTTCTTTAATTGCTATTGCAATgcatgaaataaacacacactgttagcCATGCTAACAACACAGCTCTAAGGATGGCTGTGTTGGTCAGTACACCACTGTGGGCTATGctctcaacaactattggatggatttccatgaaattttgtgttttgattcttCATCACTTCACCATAATTCCCATTGACTATATATAATGAACATTTTGATTTGATACCTGCAAAACTCATGACATTCCCATCGGCCCCAAATGTGCTTTAtatttagtgctaattaacaaatgttagcatgctaatatgctaaactGAGATGGTGAACATAGTAAACATTATGTCTgctaaatgtcagcatgttagtATTGCCACTGTGAATACGTTAGCATGGGTtcttagttttgtgttttgcaacAAAAAGTTCTAAATTTATCCAGGCCAGAGTTAATTGATAAACAAAAGATGCATAAAATACTACAGAAATCATTTTACTccaaaatactgtatatcatttttcatttaatcaaaataatgcatgacttttcttttaattcattTGAGGCCAGGAGGTCAAGGTGGCTGGCGGGAGGATATTAAGTTATCCCTCCATTCACCATCTTATTGAATAATTTAGTGATTATTGACCAAATCCTATTTATACATGGTGCTCTTGAGAGCCACTGTCTCACTCTATGGATGACCACACCGCGAGCAACACAAGAACTTGCCACTTACAGTAAGTTGTTAACATCGATTTCTCTCCAGACAAGCACAGTTTGTATGCTAGCGCGATGATGGTGTCTGGTGTCAAAAACAACTTTATGTTCAGTGTTAAGTTGCTCTTGGAGTGAAAGTGATTCCCcggtatgttttttttttctgtctataGTTTCTTGTTATGGGTATTGATTTCATTTGCATCATTAGCTGAGGTCATTATGGATCATAAATCATGTTTACTACTCTTCTTAGCTTTTCCCTGTGGATGCAGACTTTTATTGTCTGTCAGTCTGATGTAAAGGCTCATTTCAAGCCTGTCGTTTTCAGCTACCTGTGCTAGTTGTGTCCTCTGGGTGTGGCTGAGGCAGCTCTGGGGTGGGGCACCAGGTGCGTAGGACTCCCCCATTCGACTCAGGAGCAGAAACCAGTCCATAAGACGATATGGAAACTGGCCTAACTCTTCTTCAGTGCATTTACCCTTGGGGACTGAACAAGAGAGACAACGGAGCTAGAAGACTGCAGTGCATAGTGGAAATTTCTGTGTAATATCtaatgctgcatgtgtgtgtgtttacccagACAGGGTCCTGTGTGAGCCAGTCCAGTGCGGCGTCTCTTTCTGCAGGCTTCTTTATGCAGCAAACACTCATTCCCATAGGTTTTTCCCAGAACACTGCACACTGGTGCCCTCTGCCTGATTGCATGAGCCAGTGCCCACATGCAAAACTAAATGTGAGGATGGATCATACAGTGTTCACAGCTGGATTAAATGAACTGCTGTAGTTTATGATTTCATCGCAAACTTTACACCTTCCCTAGTTTTATATGAGTATCATTAACAAATCCAAAAGCAGTGAATGCTTAACCTTACATCAATATAGTATGTGTGCAAACATTTCAGTACATTTACTGgtcaaaaacaaactgtagttAATTTAAATACTTTGAGGTGTTTACCGTGGACAGGACTGAGGACAAACACACTTGGGCATCGGGACTCCATTTTCCTCAACAACCTGGCACCAAGATCCCACTGGACCATAGCAGTTCAGCAACTTACAAAGCTTTtctgaaacaggaagaaacagccTGGTTGCGgcatcatttttctgttttcctagTTTTCCATCTGTGTTTACTCCCCCCAGTTTCAGGCCACTTGTTAAGCTTTACTGATCAATGGTGTTTGTCAGAGAGTGACAGATGGAAAAATTAGGAAGTTGCAGTAAATGAATGAGTTGATCGCCTGACTTGTAATCATTGCTATACATTCAATTCTTGGTCCAGAATGCCATATTGTGCACATATGAGACCCAGAACAgaaagacatacacacagtaagAGACTGCTCtttgaattagatttttatAGATTACTGGTCATATCCTTAGCACAGAATCTGTTAGTGATCTAGCCCTTTTAAACTATAAGATGAGACTGGGTTTGTTGTATTAAGTCACCAAATGTCCTATTTTAATTGCAGTGAAAATATCTTCAGTTGGAAGTTCATACATATAGATCCTTATCTACTTATTCTTCTCATCATACATGTTAATATATGGATTTTGGACCATGGAAAGAGAGCAAATACCCTTACTTCCTGAACTTCATTAAAGAAATATACAACTATAACGCAGTCAAGCAAATCCTCTACTGTATTGAACATTAAAGTCTTACCTGGCTCTACTCTGCCAATATATGGTCTCAGCCTCTCCTCAGCTTGTTTCTGTCTGCGCTGGGCTCTGcctccctgacacacacaaacacacgcacatacattGCTGTCTTATCAGCAGTGGACTATTGGGCTACGCCGACCCAAAAGTGGATGACTGCATtgagacattttggaaaaagaaCTTGCAACCCTAGCCGATGCCTACTAGTCAAACAGGGGACCTGCAGTGGAACTGCCAGTAATGAACCCAGACTGGGACATGAGAACATACAAAGATTTTCTTGAGAGATAGAAGCCATGGAAAATCATGAGTGGCTATTATTTACTTGCACCATGAAGATGGATGAATCTTATGTCATATAGTtttatgtgtatatacagtgtatagCTATATGTAATTTTACTACATACAGTGTACCCTGTACTGTGTAtatacactgctgctgctcatgcaGGCACACATGGACACAGTGTTCTGATGGTTCCGTATTCTAGGCAGAGGATGAAAGGATCATTGTCATTCCAGAGGCATGCACTAAACTCAGGTATAAACTTGTCTTTATCTTAAACTTTGGATCATGAACCAAAATAATGTATCCTGACATGACAATAATTTAAGTGTAATGTAAATTAATTATTCTGAACTATAAAATCATAGAATGGAACCACAGTCAAAATGGTATGTGTGCTACAGCACATCCATCTCCCCTCGACATCCAAACTTCTATCTCCAGAAACTTTGTAGTCTGCGCCAGGTCCACATCTGCCCCCAATGTCCTCCCTGATCAGATGGGAAACAGGTGCACAGATGCAAAATACCAGAGCCACATTTTATTACAACAGAAAATACCATTTAACACCTATAACAGAGCAGTCATGATCACTGTAGCAGaaaagaggtgaggagagatTGTGTATGTTGTTTAGAGTTGCACCCCTGGTCTCTCAGATTATAAATCGATAATATGATTACCCCTTTAAAAAAATTGTACCCAACTAACTTAATAGTTTTAATGCATGTTCAGCATGACTGTTCTTGCATCAACATACAAGGTTAGACTCACCAGGGCTGTACAAATGTGAAGACTGAGGAGCAGAAACAAGGTAAAGGTCAAGCCCAGGCTCATGGTTGAGACACAGGAGGAAGCTGACAGATTTTCCTGCAAGAAAAACATACTGGACTAAATCTTTGTAGCACATTGAGCATATgggattaaaaaagaaaacatcataGCTAGACATTTGTGTCTATTattgccatcatcatcatctctctctttacATTTCATATCAGTTACATTTGAggtaaaatctgaaaaataaatagtgCTGAGGGATCAATTTTGCATGATCAAGCTCTGATAATAGatgcttttttccctcatttttctttcttcattcttAGTGGTGGTGTCATTTACCGACTATTACAGTATTTCCAGTCTTTCCCATAATGTAGCAGGAAACAATGCACCTCATTGAGTCTCAAGAAAACAATAATTTTCCATCACAGAGGAAACCGAGGGTTGAATTACACGGAAAGGACATTCAGCTTTCAGTTGAGGAAGTTGTTACCGTCTAACAAGTCATTTTCCATCCCCATGACTgcttgaaaaaaacatcttacCAGAGCCTCTgtcactcctctcctctgttgttATTCCCTTGTTCTTCTCCTTTCCTTGTTTCCAGATAGTCTACccttttctctcagtctctctggcTCCTGTGAGGGTGTATATGTTTAACAGCCCTCTTCAACAGtctgtactttttcttttcatttgatcCATGTATTTTTGCACTCTTGCCATATTTaacccctcctctctgcttccccCTGTACGGTATGTTTGACTTTCTTCCATCCACAATATGCTCCCTGTTGATTGCGGCTGAGTGCACAGGTATCTGATCCCAGTGTTAAGACATCTCGCAGTTGAATGTTGTTGAGATggaatattacattacattacatgtaCATTTAGTCATTTGGCAGATGCCTTTATCCAAAGTAACTTACAAGTGAGAGACAACACTTGGTATCACTGCAGTAGGAGACCTTAGATTGAGTACTAAGCACTAACCCTGTTGAATAAGACAAAGTGCATGGAGATCAGGTAAACAAGTGTACATTAAGTGCGAGTTAGGCATGTTAGGGTGTTAGAAGAGTTGGGAGAGGGGTAGCTCTCGGAGGAGAAGAGGCTTCAATTGATTcttgaagacagagagggatgcCACTGCCCTGATAACATTTGTGGCTCAATCCACCATCAGCGGAGGCCCAGCGGAGGCACAAACGAGAATAGTCTGGGCCTATGGGGGAAGTAAAGGAGAGCAGTAcctactgagagagagagagtaaaaaagaGAAGCGGGGTGGTTTTCATTGAAGCTGGCACTGGTCCACAGATTTGCAAGCCAGGGAGAACATATGGTCAcacatcttctctctcttaaactcatctctctctctctatctctctctctttctctctctctttctcacatttAAACTCCTTTTGTATTTCagacgcacacatacacaacacacaccaaagagagaggagaaatgtgcACAGAGGAGTGACAGCTCTGTTCAAGGCAATAATATGGAAAATGGTGCTCTCTAGTGGTCATGGTGGCCAATAACAGTTTCACTGAATAGCAGCTATAAATACAGTGATTTAGGGTAACTGAGACTGGGCTGCCAACTGTGCAGAGCCAGCAGCTGCCTCAGGGCCCTTTATCATCAGGGGGCCTGAAAGCTCCATAGTCAGTGCATATGAGATGGTTTGTGAAAATCAGATATTTGTGAAAAATTATACCTATGTGCATGATTATATGTATGAAACCAAAAATGATCACAATATCAGTTACAATGATACCAACCTCAAAGCAACTCCTGCTTTATTACCTGCTTTGACTTCCTCTCTAataatgtctctgtgttcatAATTTACATGGGATCACAAACAGGGGCTCAGTAGAGGCCTagaccctttttttttttcaagaggCCCCATGAAGGGATTTGGCTTTGtaaaaggcacacacacacacacacacacacacatacacacagacacctcCTGTACAGGCAGAAGCCAACCCGGctaaaaaagagacaaaatttgtttgtttatggttATTGTGTCTccctgtggttgttttgcatctctctgtgtcttttctgtctctttgtagttgttttgtgtctctatATGGTAGTTTTGTGTCACTAAGGAAGTGTTGTGTCACTTTTACGACATTCTGCATCTCTTTCTAGTTGTTtagtgtttctttgtggttgttttgcaccTCTCTGgatgttttgcatctttttgtc is a window encoding:
- the sparcl2 gene encoding follistatin-related protein 1, yielding MSLGLTFTLFLLLSLHICTALGGRAQRRQKQAEERLRPYIGRVEPEKLCKLLNCYGPVGSWCQVVEENGVPMPKCVCPQSCPRQRAPVCSVLGKTYGNECLLHKEACRKRRRTGLAHTGPCLVPKGKCTEEELGQFPYRLMDWFLLLSRMGESYAPGAPPQSCLSHTQRTQLAQQRFTLLDKNKDGKLKPQGPEEAVL